actttttatctttttcaataaatctTGGAGGTTcttctaaaattaaatgaacaTATGATCCAGACataccaaaattattaattccaaTTGCAACtggtatttttaaattgtttggAAAATCTTCTAATTCTGTTTGAACTTTTAAATTCCattcatcaattttaatttttggatTGATTCTTTCAAAATGAATGTTTggaatgaattttttatattttaaacttaaacaaactttaataaatgaacCAACACCACTTGCTGCTTCCATATGGCCAATGTTGGTTTTAACTGAACCAATTCTTAAtggatttgattttgaatgatGATCTTTAAAAACCATTGAAACAGATTCTACCTCGGTTGGATCACCAGTTGGAGTACCATAATcctataataaattttaattttaataatatatattttattaatttttaaatcatctaaaaaaaaaagaaaaaaaaaaaattgttgaaaaaaaaaaaaaaaaaaagataaaaataaccCCACCACcactttattaaaatatgaatatttttttgtgGGATTTGAAACCACAAATCGTAAAAttacatatattttttatttggtttgaCACATGGTGTCTAAAAtgaattcaaatgaaaatattattttaaataagaaaatatcattaaattttaaaaaaatactaaaatttaattggtttttttttcaatataaatttgttttttattttattttattaaaattaattaatattacaacAATGTGTATAATCTATTGTTTTTTCAGACATTTGTCGTTacgtaattttttttttttttttatttattgtattttattttattttatttaattttattttattttattttattttatttattttagagtttttcaaaaaaaaaaaaaaaaaaaaaaaaaagtctgTAAAGTTTTAGTATTGAATTGTTACAAGAAATAATTtctatcaaataaaaagaaattttaattaataactttttattttaaaattattattattaaggaGAAGAATCGGCTCGAtcttttagaattaaatttaataaagaatatgAAGATGTTAAagtttttctattttttctctttttataaataacaaCCAAGGctataactattattaaaataccAGCTGGAGTTCCTATTGACAATGAAAGTATTAATGCTAAATGGTTTGGTCTATTATATTTTCCTCTGTCATCATAAAATGTTGGCTTGATTgggaaaaatgaaaaatcataTTCATATCTctgattttcaattgattgttcaatatattcattattcaattctttatttatagcataattattattattaggtaTGATTTGATCTAattggaaattaaaattaaaagtaaatgatttaatttcatgAGGTTTAATTTGAAtagtttcaattgttttgttGTTTTCACCTTTATTCTCACcatcaataatattatttgttccATTATTTGAGaaaataattgatgatggtttttcatttataaatgaatatTCTGATTCACCACATTTGACTgggaattttttatttattcttgtTGAATAttctaattattattttattttatttttttttaaaaaaaaagttagtaaaaattctaataaatagaaaataataattttataatgtacatactatcaattaaattattttttgttaattttaaaaaagataaaccaGTTTCAATAAAGTTTGATATTTCTAATTCGTTAAATAATGTTGATTTATCGGTATCAGTAGTAGATTGAGTATTTGAATCAACTTCATGAATATTGAATAATCTTAAACCGActgtattgttttttaatgttaataatgattgtaaatgaatatttgaaggtaattgatttgataatggtgaatattttaataaataaccaGTTTGATTATTGTGTTTTTTGACAAACATAATTGGTTGATTTGTAATATGTAAACTTattcttttttcattttgtaattgattattaaccAAATCCATATTAAAGTATAATTTAGCATCACTTCTTCCAATATCTTTACTTGGCCAATTTACTCCTTTCCAATCATCAGTATCCATAGTTCTATGAATCATAATTTCCATTTCGCCATCTGATGGTGATGTTGCGCCAACTGATCTATCTACATAAACTGTATattgatgattattattttctgaggtttcttttaattttatataaccTAAAACTgggtaataattttgattgacAGTTCTATCATGattgtaaattctttttctagATTCTAAACCATTATCAGTATAAAatatatcatcattttcaagaTCTTTTACTTTataattgattgttgtttCTCTATTCATATCACCGTTAATTGAATAACCAGTTTCAATGTAATTCTCTGTGATTAATGATttgctattactattatcgatttcattgtttttataaattctttgAACTACAATCGATGTTACATTGCAACCATCATCTACACCATATAACATTGTTAATTGAGATACTAATGGGCCATCGTGGTAGATGAATTTATCAGGGTTCTCTAAGAATCCGTGTTTTTTACCACCTTTAACATTGAAAATGTATGGACCACTCTTTTTAGTTGAATATTGATGGAATGTTTGTTcgattgttttaatttcatttgaatttttatcagTTATTTTACTTATTAAACCATTTGATTCGAATTCTACTTTgaatctattattattaaaattaatttcatttccttttttcaatagttttggttttgataaAATGGTATTTGGTTTTGAATCTTCATTACTAGAAATACTTAGATAATAAGTATTTAAACCTAATGGtggtaaattaataattgcaaatacaatataattattttcaattgattgacaatttgaatcatcttgaattggtattatttgaatttgaattgttttatttgatatagcttcaaccaattgaattgattctaataattgattatcatttttattaacttttattCTAAATGAAACATGTTGGTTAACTTCCCAACCTAATGTATTGTGGAATACTAATgaatattgattatttatttcatttgataaatctattacattttcaaaattgaATGGTTCATTTGTACTGTctgtattttcattattattattatctttatttaataaatattctaaagaatttgaaatgatattataatttgaaattcttGATTTTTGTAATCTTTggaaattatcatttaaaacaaatgatCTTGAAGTACCTGTAACAATATCATGATGTTGAACCAATGCTATTGTATttctattttcatttaattgatttgataacgtttgtaaattattaatatcgatttgattatttgaattttcgcCAATTGCTAAAGTGTATAATATATCTGATGATTTTTGTAAAAGACTTGATTCTCTAATCAATCTTTTTAACAATGGTCTTGTTGTATAATATCCTGTCCAATATTCTAAATCACCAGTTGAATATGGAAAGAaatctttattatataatgataatgttgaTGAAAAACCTGTCTTTAAATTCTCCTCTACAGTTTTACCAAGTTTATTCATAAATTCGTCCTCTAAAGCAATGAAATATTCATCTATTGTTgcatatttaatttcttttatattatacttttctttattatcttGAATAACTTTTAACCATTCTTTTGAAActgaaaattcattttttgcaTTTGAATATCTGAAATCATCACCCAATGGAATCATTAGTATGCTTGATTCTCTggtatttgataaatctttaatatatttagTGAATCCTTTAACACGCTCTTCTAATGAAAAATCTTTCTTTGGGTCAATATGCTTTGGATAATCATAATGAACATTTAATGTGGAAACTAACATTTGTGATTGTTCTCCTAATGATTCTGAACCTTTCCATATGAATTCCATTTCTTTGGCTGATTTCATATAAGATTTAACATCATCTGAAACACgattaataattaatccTTTTATACCCATACTTGAAAAAAtggttggtgttgatgatgaatatCCAAATGGATCGATTTGCCATGCATATTCTATTGTATAGTTAAGTGTATCTTTTAACCATTGATGGCCTTGTGTCATTTGTGTTATAACATCATcaattgttgctgttgcttcATCATTTTGTACCCATCCACCACTAATAAATGAtagttgtttattatttattaaatttctaaCAATTTCtctttgattttcatttcgGTCATTCCACCACCTACTAAAAAATCCACTGTGAGTGtgtaaaatataaaaaaaaggaataaaaaaaaaaatggaaaaataaaaaaaagaaaaagggtGGTTAGTgggaataaataaaaaaaaaataataataataataaagaagttggaaaatataaaaaccaTACATTTCTACccaattaaatttcttttctttatctaaatttaattcattcaCAATACCTgataaaatatattgaacAACATGATTATAATACCActgtatttaaaataattgttagaaaagaaaataaaaaaatgactaataattaaaactaaaaaaaactCAATACAAACGTCATAATCTTGTAACCAACCACTATCACAATGAGAATGgggtattaaaaatatagataatttttcatcttttaaatCTCCATTTAATTggaatatcttttttaaactttgagaattattattataatttactatttcaaaattttcattataaatattgataataaaagttGATAACAAAATCCATACTCCAATaacaaatataattttaattaatttggttttattcatttcttttatttttaacatttatttttggatttcaaaataaaaaaaaatcattgacATAAAAAACaccaagaaaaaaaaaaagtattaaaaaatataatataaaaaaaaaaattacacgaaaataaaaaaaaaacaacaccaaaataaaaaaaaatttaattttttggaaaatatcGTCATatagcaaaaaaaaaaaaattgtgatgtttcaaaaagtaaaaaaacgtcataaaaaaaacaaaattccTAAAAATTCAGACTATCAGACAAAAGTAAGTGAATTGATTTCCTACCTTTTGAGGTTTTTATGTTTTAGATTGGGTGAGGAAATATTCGTAGagaatttaattgtaaaaaaaaaaaaaattttaaattaaaaataataaaaataaaattaaaaaaaaaaaaaccttaatATCCACAGGAAAATATCTTGGACTTtcaagaaatttttttttttacaaccttttttttcattttttaaaaaactcaATATTTTGGATGGTTTACAACCGCTGGAATATATgaagataaaaaatattttttgtttttttttttttttatttttatttttagcttattttacatttttttattttattttattttattttttgatttttatttttattttgattgtttttttatttttttatttttatttttaaattattattatttttaaggAGAATAATCAGTTTGGTCTTcttgttgaattaaatttgatgaagaatttgaagatGTTAAagtttttctattttttctctttttataAGTAACAACCAAGGctataactattattaaaataccAGCTGGAATTCCTATTGACAATGAAAGTATTAATGCTAAATGGTTTGGTCTATTATATTTTCCTCTGTCATCATAAAATGTTGGCTTGATTgggaaaaatgaaaaatcataTTCATATCTctgattttcaattgattgttcaatatattcattattcaattctttatttatagcatacttattattattattattattattaggtaTGATTTGATCTAattggaaattaaaattaaaagtaaatgatttaatttcatgAGGTTTAATTTGAAtagtttcaattgttttgttGTTTTCACCTTTATTCTCACcatcaataatattatttgttccATTATTTGAGaaaataattgatgatggtttttcatttataaatgaatatTCTGATTCACCACATTTGAttggaaattttttatttattcttgttgaaaattctaattattattttattaattttttttaaaaaaaaaaaaaagttagttaaattctaaatatatatatataatattgtacatactatcaattaaattattttttgttaattttaaaaaagataaaccaGTTTCAATAAAGTTTGATATTTCTAATTCGTTAAATAATGTTGATTTATCGGTATCAGTAGTAGATTGAGTATTTGAATCAACTTCATGAATATTGAATAATCTTAAACCGActgtattgttttttaatgttaataatgattgtaaatgaatatttgaaggtaattgatttgataatggtgaatattttaataaataaccaGTTTGATTATTGTGTTTTTTGACAAACATAATTGGTTGATTTGTAATATGTAAACTTattcttttttcattttgtaattgattattaaccAAATCCATATTAAAGTATAATTTAGCATCACTTCTTCCAATGTCTTTACTTGGCCAATTTACTCCTTTCCAATCATCAGTATCCATAGTTCTATGAATCATAATTTCCATTTCGCCATCTGATGGTGATGTTGCGCCAACTGACCTATCTACATAAACTGTATattgatgattattattttctgaggtttcttttaattttatataaccTAAAACTgggtaataattttgattgacGCTTCTATCATGattgtaaattctttttctagATTCTAAACCATTATCAGTATAAAatatatcatcattttcaagaTCTTTTACTTTataattgattgttgtttCTCTATTCATATCACCGTTAATTGAATAACCAGTTTCAATGTAATTCTCTGTGATTAATGATttgctattactattattgatttcattattatttttataaattctttgAACTACAATCGATGTTACATTACAATAATCATCTACACCATATAACATTGTTAATTGAGATACTAATGGGCCATCGTGGTAGATGAATTTATCAGGGTTCTCTAAGAATCCGTGTTTTTTACCACCTTTAACATTGAAAATGTATGGACCACTCTTTTTAGTTGAATATTGATGGAATGTTTGTTcgattgttttaatttcatttgaatttttatcagTTATTTTACTTATTAAACCATTTGATTCGAATTCTACTTTgaatctattattattaaaattaatttcatttccttttttcaataattttggttttgataaATAGgtgaaatttgattttgaatcttCGCTATTAGCAATACTTAAATAATAAGTATTTAAACCTAATGGtggtaaattaataattgcaaatacaatataattattttcaattgattgacaatttgaatcatcttgaattggtattatttgaatttgaattgttttatttgatatagcttcaaccaattgaattgattctaataattgattatcatttttattaacttttattCTAAATGAAACATGTTGGTTAACTTCCCAACCTAATGTATTGTGGAATACTAATGaatattgattatttgattcatttgataaatctaTTGCATTTTCAAAATTGAATGGTTCACTTTTATTtacagtattattattattattactactaccactaccactactactgcTACTACCTGTTGTACTAAtactatttgtatttttaagattattattattattattattattattattattattattattatttttattattattattattattattatttgttttgttattacttttatttaataaatattctaaagaatttgaaatgatattataatttgaaattcttGATTTTTGTAATCTTTggaaattatcatttaaaacaaatgatCTTGAAGTACCTGTAACAATATCATGATGTTGAACCAATGCTATTGTATttctattttcatttaattgatttgataacgtttgtaaattattaatatcgatttgattatttgaattttcgcCAATTGCTAAAGTGTATAATATATCTGATGATTTTTGTAAAAGACTTGATTCTCTAATCAATCTTTTTAACAATGGTCTTGTTGTATAATATCCTGTCCAATATTCTAAATTACCAGTTGAATATGGAAAGAaatctttattatataatgacAATGCTGATAcctcatcatcaccatcactaAAAGTTTCAGTGTAAACATTTTGTTTTCTACttttaccaaatttattatttctcaAGAAACTATCCTCCAAAGCAATGAAATATTCATCTAAAGTTgcatatttaatttctttgatattgtaatattctttattatctTGTAAAGCTTTTACCCACTCTTTTGAAACTGAAAATTCAGTTTTTGCATTTGAATA
This region of Dictyostelium discoideum AX4 chromosome 3 chromosome, whole genome shotgun sequence genomic DNA includes:
- the manE gene encoding hypothetical protein encodes the protein MNKTKLIKIIFVIGVWILLSTFIINIYNENFEIVNYNNNSQSLKKIFQLNGDLKDEKLSIFLIPHSHCDSGWLQDYDWYYNHVVQYILSGIVNELNLDKEKKFNWVEIGGWVQNDEATATIDDVITQMTQGHQWLKDTLNYTIEYAWQIDPFGYSSSTPTIFSSMGIKGLIINRVSDDVKSYMKSAKEMEFIWKGSESLGEQSQMLVSTLNVHYDYPKHIDPKKDFSLEERVKGFTKYIKDLSNTRESSILMIPLGDDFRYSNAKNEFSVSKEWLKVIQDNKEKYNIKEIKYATIDEYFIALEDEFMNKLGKTVEENLKTGFSSTLSLYNKDFFPYSTGDLEYWTGYYTTRPLLKRLIRESSLLQKSSDILYTLAIGENSNNQIDINNLQTLSNQLNENRNTIALVQHHDIVTGTSRSFVLNDNFQRLQKSRISNYNIISNSLEYLLNKDNNNNENTDSTNEPFNFENVIDLSNEINNQYSLVFHNTLGWEVNQHVSFRIKVNKNDNQLLESIQLVEAISNKTIQIQIIPIQDDSNCQSIENNYIVFAIINLPPLGLNTYYLSISSNEDSKPNTILSKPKLLKKGNEINFNNNRFKVEFESNGLISKITDKNSNEIKTIEQTFHQYSTKKSGPYIFNVKGGKKHGFLENPDKFIYHDGPLVSQLTMLYGVDDGCNVTSIVVQRIYKNNEIDNSNSKSLITENYIETGYSINGDMNRETTINYKVKDLENDDIFYTDNGLESRKRIYNHDRTVNQNYYPVLGYIKLKETSENNNHQYTVYVDRSVGATSPSDGEMEIMIHRTMDTDDWKGVNWPSKDIGRSDAKLYFNMDLVNNQLQNEKRISLHITNQPIMFVKKHNNQTGYLLKYSPLSNQLPSNIHLQSLLTLKNNTVGLRLFNIHEVDSNTQSTTDTDKSTLFNELEISNFIETGLSFLKLTKNNLIDKYSTRINKKFPVKCGESEYSFINEKPSSIIFSNNGTNNIIDGENKGENNKTIETIQIKPHEIKSFTFNFNFQLDQIIPNNNNYAINKELNNEYIEQSIENQRYEYDFSFFPIKPTFYDDRGKYNRPNHLALILSLSIGTPAGILIIVIALVVIYKKRKNRKTLTSSYSLLNLILKDRADSSP
- the manD gene encoding hypothetical protein; the protein is MESSKFVKIIWVFGIWILVFTFLIIYNNYDYKSTFGINKFEKRSLKTINQINNKENGDDKKLSVFLIPHSHCDGGWLQDYDGYYYNIVQYILSGVVNELNLDKEKKFNWVEIGFFSRWWNDQNEIQKEIVRNLINNKQLSFISGGWVQNDEATATIDDVITQMTQGHQWLKDTLNYTVEYAWQIDPFGYSSSTPTIFSSMGIKGLVINRVSNDVKSYMKSVKEMEFIWKGSESLGEQSQMLVSTLNIHYDYPKHIDPKKDFSLNDRIKGFTKYLNDLSKTRESNILMIPLGDDFRYSNAKTEFSVSKEWVKALQDNKEYYNIKEIKYATLDEYFIALEDSFLRNNKFGKSRKQNVYTETFSDGDDEVSALSLYNKDFFPYSTGNLEYWTGYYTTRPLLKRLIRESSLLQKSSDILYTLAIGENSNNQIDINNLQTLSNQLNENRNTIALVQHHDIVTGTSRSFVLNDNFQRLQKSRISNYNIISNSLEYLLNKSNNKTNNNNNNNNKNNNNNNNNNNNNNNNLKNTNSISTTGSSSSSGSGSSNNNNNTVNKSEPFNFENAIDLSNESNNQYSLVFHNTLGWEVNQHVSFRIKVNKNDNQLLESIQLVEAISNKTIQIQIIPIQDDSNCQSIENNYIVFAIINLPPLGLNTYYLSIANSEDSKSNFTYLSKPKLLKKGNEINFNNNRFKVEFESNGLISKITDKNSNEIKTIEQTFHQYSTKKSGPYIFNVKGGKKHGFLENPDKFIYHDGPLVSQLTMLYGVDDYCNVTSIVVQRIYKNNNEINNSNSKSLITENYIETGYSINGDMNRETTINYKVKDLENDDIFYTDNGLESRKRIYNHDRSVNQNYYPVLGYIKLKETSENNNHQYTVYVDRSVGATSPSDGEMEIMIHRTMDTDDWKGVNWPSKDIGRSDAKLYFNMDLVNNQLQNEKRISLHITNQPIMFVKKHNNQTGYLLKYSPLSNQLPSNIHLQSLLTLKNNTVGLRLFNIHEVDSNTQSTTDTDKSTLFNELEISNFIETGLSFLKLTKNNLIDKFSTRINKKFPIKCGESEYSFINEKPSSIIFSNNGTNNIIDGENKGENNKTIETIQIKPHEIKSFTFNFNFQLDQIIPNNNNNNNKYAINKELNNEYIEQSIENQRYEYDFSFFPIKPTFYDDRGKYNRPNHLALILSLSIGIPAGILIIVIALVVTYKKRKNRKTLTSSNSSSNLIQQEDQTDYSP